One stretch of Balneolaceae bacterium DNA includes these proteins:
- a CDS encoding amidohydrolase family protein produces MTRFAALPLTLLILLLTSPLATAQDDAPDWDVTEPPGPYQEVSYTVEEGTWMNLDVSPDGSRIVFDLLGDIYVMPMEGGEATLLRGGHAYEIQPRFSPDGRRISFTSDAGGGDNIWVMNADGSGARQVTDESFRLLNNAVWTPDGEYLIARKHFTSTRSLGAGELWMYHAEAGGSGIQLVERPNDQQDLGQPFVSADGRYVFYSQSVWPGSTFQYNKDPNSQIYAVNRYDRERGETERVTGGPGGAISPTLSPDGSTLAFVRRVRTKSVLYLRDMETGIETPVYDRLSKDQQEAWAIFGPYTNLAWTPGGESLVFWAQGKINRLDVETGNAEVIPFEASASHRVAEAVRFTQNPAPESFTAKAIRHAVTSPDGNTLVFHAAGRLWIKQLPDGTPEPLTESDLLEFEPSFSPDGSRLLFVSWSDSDMGAIWEMDLDRPGSSPVKRTADKGIYRNPSYAPDGQTILFRLEGGNTHQGFAHTVETGIFTMPAGGGEKTLVTENGSHPRFNAEGDRIYYQAGGGLSHAYRSVDLGGNDERTHFTSTYANHFVPSPDNRWIAFNELFKVYIAPMPQAGTQINLNAGTQAIPVAQVAGDAGINLHWTSDGQELRWTLGDRYYSAGLQEAFDFLNGERQADDLPLATNEGTAIGLELASDQPTGRLALTGARIITMDAARSVIENGTVLVNGNRIEAVGPAGQVEIPTGTKTVDVGGRTVMPGIIDVHAHIGSFREGLSPQQQWEYFANLAYGVTTAHDPSANTEMVFAHSEMVRAGVMTGPRIFSTGTILYGADGDFKAVINSLEDARSAIRRTKAFGAFSVKSYNQPRRNQRQQVIQAARELEMMVMPEGGSTYTHNMSMILDGHTGIEHNVPVYPLYEDVLSLWEESSTGYTPTLVVNYGSVSGEYYWYQNTNVWEKERLLTFTPRSVVDPRSRHRTMIPQEEYEAGHMASASAAKDLLRRGVNVNLGAHGQLQGLGAHWELWMMHQGGMTEMEALQVATLNGARYLGMEADLGSLEAGKLADLVVLDGNPLENIRSTERVTHTMVNGRLYDAATMNETGTRTRQRLPFWWERYGTAAGFDWHALTRPHGALQCSCTQPGGW; encoded by the coding sequence ATGACACGATTCGCCGCTCTGCCCCTGACACTGCTCATCCTGCTGCTCACCTCTCCCCTCGCCACCGCCCAGGACGATGCGCCGGACTGGGACGTCACCGAACCGCCCGGACCTTACCAAGAGGTCTCCTATACGGTGGAGGAGGGCACCTGGATGAACCTGGACGTAAGTCCGGACGGCAGCCGCATCGTCTTCGACCTGCTGGGCGACATCTACGTGATGCCCATGGAGGGCGGGGAGGCCACCCTGCTGCGCGGGGGACACGCCTACGAAATCCAGCCGCGCTTCTCGCCCGACGGGCGCCGCATCTCCTTCACCAGCGACGCGGGAGGAGGCGACAATATCTGGGTGATGAACGCCGACGGCAGCGGGGCCCGGCAGGTCACCGACGAGAGCTTTCGTCTGCTGAACAACGCCGTGTGGACGCCCGACGGGGAATACCTGATCGCGCGCAAGCACTTCACCTCCACCCGCTCGCTGGGGGCCGGCGAGCTCTGGATGTATCATGCCGAGGCGGGCGGTTCGGGCATACAGCTGGTCGAGCGTCCCAACGATCAGCAGGACCTGGGACAGCCTTTCGTGTCGGCAGACGGTCGCTACGTCTTCTACAGCCAGTCGGTCTGGCCGGGCAGCACCTTCCAGTACAACAAGGACCCCAACAGCCAGATCTACGCTGTGAATCGCTACGACCGTGAGCGCGGGGAGACCGAGCGGGTGACCGGGGGACCCGGCGGCGCCATCAGTCCCACGCTGTCGCCGGACGGCAGCACGCTGGCCTTCGTGCGCCGCGTGCGAACGAAGTCAGTGCTCTACCTGCGTGACATGGAGACCGGCATCGAGACGCCTGTATACGACCGGCTCAGCAAGGACCAGCAGGAGGCCTGGGCCATTTTCGGTCCCTATACCAATCTTGCCTGGACCCCCGGCGGGGAGTCGCTGGTCTTCTGGGCGCAGGGCAAAATCAACCGCCTCGACGTGGAGACCGGCAACGCCGAAGTGATTCCGTTCGAAGCCTCCGCCAGCCACCGGGTGGCCGAAGCCGTCCGTTTCACGCAGAATCCCGCACCGGAATCGTTCACCGCCAAAGCCATCCGCCACGCGGTGACCTCCCCCGACGGAAATACCCTGGTGTTTCATGCGGCCGGGCGCCTCTGGATCAAGCAGCTCCCGGACGGCACCCCGGAACCTCTGACCGAAAGCGACCTGCTGGAGTTTGAGCCCTCCTTTTCACCCGACGGCAGCCGTCTGCTCTTTGTAAGCTGGAGCGACTCCGATATGGGCGCCATCTGGGAGATGGACCTGGACCGTCCCGGCTCATCGCCCGTAAAACGTACCGCCGACAAAGGCATCTACCGCAATCCCTCCTACGCGCCCGACGGACAGACCATCCTCTTCCGCCTGGAGGGAGGCAACACCCACCAGGGCTTCGCCCACACCGTGGAGACCGGAATCTTTACCATGCCGGCCGGCGGCGGGGAGAAAACCCTGGTCACCGAAAACGGCTCCCATCCGCGCTTCAACGCGGAAGGCGACAGGATCTATTACCAGGCGGGGGGCGGTCTCAGCCACGCCTACCGGTCGGTGGACCTTGGCGGAAACGACGAGCGCACCCACTTCACCTCCACCTACGCCAACCATTTTGTTCCCAGCCCGGACAACCGGTGGATCGCCTTCAACGAGCTTTTCAAGGTTTATATCGCGCCCATGCCGCAGGCGGGCACACAGATTAACCTGAATGCCGGCACACAGGCCATTCCGGTGGCCCAGGTGGCCGGAGACGCCGGCATCAACCTGCACTGGACGTCCGACGGACAGGAGCTCCGATGGACGCTGGGCGACCGCTACTACTCGGCGGGACTGCAGGAGGCCTTCGATTTCCTGAACGGCGAGCGTCAAGCCGATGACCTTCCGCTGGCCACCAACGAAGGCACGGCCATCGGACTTGAACTGGCGTCGGACCAGCCTACGGGACGCCTCGCCCTGACGGGCGCGCGCATCATTACGATGGACGCCGCGCGCTCGGTCATCGAAAACGGCACCGTGCTGGTCAACGGCAACCGCATTGAGGCGGTGGGACCGGCCGGGCAGGTGGAGATCCCCACAGGTACGAAAACCGTAGACGTGGGCGGACGCACCGTCATGCCGGGCATCATCGACGTGCACGCCCACATCGGCAGCTTCCGCGAGGGCCTGAGCCCGCAGCAGCAGTGGGAGTACTTCGCCAACCTGGCCTACGGGGTGACCACCGCGCACGATCCCTCGGCCAACACCGAGATGGTTTTCGCCCATTCCGAAATGGTGCGCGCCGGGGTGATGACCGGCCCGCGCATCTTCTCCACGGGAACCATCCTCTACGGGGCGGACGGCGACTTCAAAGCGGTCATCAACAGCCTGGAGGACGCCCGCTCGGCCATTCGCCGCACCAAAGCTTTCGGTGCCTTTTCTGTGAAGAGCTACAACCAGCCCCGACGCAACCAGCGCCAGCAGGTGATCCAGGCGGCCCGCGAGCTGGAAATGATGGTCATGCCCGAGGGCGGCTCCACCTATACCCACAACATGAGCATGATCCTGGACGGGCACACCGGCATCGAACACAACGTGCCGGTCTATCCGCTGTACGAGGACGTGCTCTCGCTCTGGGAAGAGAGCAGCACCGGCTATACGCCCACGCTGGTGGTCAACTACGGCAGCGTCAGCGGGGAGTACTACTGGTATCAGAATACGAACGTATGGGAGAAGGAGCGCCTGCTCACCTTCACCCCGCGCTCGGTGGTGGATCCCCGCTCGCGCCACCGCACCATGATTCCGCAGGAGGAGTACGAGGCCGGGCATATGGCCAGCGCCTCGGCAGCCAAAGATCTGCTGCGCCGCGGCGTAAACGTGAACCTGGGCGCACATGGTCAGCTCCAGGGACTGGGCGCCCACTGGGAGCTCTGGATGATGCACCAGGGCGGCATGACGGAGATGGAGGCGCTGCAGGTGGCCACCCTCAACGGGGCACGCTACCTGGGCATGGAAGCCGACCTGGGATCGCTCGAAGCGGGCAAGCTGGCCGATCTGGTGGTGCTGGACGGCAATCCCCTGGAAAACATCCGCAGCACAGAGCGGGTCACCCACACCATGGTCAACGGGCGGCTCTACGACGCCGCCACCATGAACGAGACGGGCACACGCACCCGCCAGCGCCTGCCTTTCTGGTGGGAGCGGTACGGTACGGCGGCCGGATTCGACTGGCATGCCCTGACGCGTCCCCACGGGGCGCTGCAGTGCAGCTGCACCCAGCCCGGCGGCTGGTAG
- a CDS encoding enoyl-CoA hydratase/isomerase family protein, translated as MPENGSIATEIADNIATITFHHPKGNSLPGKMLRELSDNITEAGLNNEVRVVVLRSRGDGAFCAGASFDELMAISDYEEGKHFFMGFALVLNAMRKCPKLIVVRVQGKTVGGGVGVASAGDYTLAHESASVKLSELALGIGPFVVGPAVQRRVGPSAFSALSVDAGSWYTAEWAREKGLFNKVCNSHEELDRETADLAGRLAEYSPEAMKELKTVFWKGTDHWDSLLEQRAEISGRLVLSDYTRDFIEEFRKK; from the coding sequence ATGCCTGAAAACGGAAGCATCGCCACCGAGATCGCCGACAACATCGCCACCATCACTTTTCACCATCCCAAAGGCAACTCCCTGCCCGGGAAGATGCTGCGGGAACTGTCCGACAACATCACCGAAGCCGGCCTCAACAACGAGGTTCGCGTAGTCGTGCTGCGCAGCAGGGGTGACGGGGCCTTCTGCGCGGGAGCTTCCTTCGACGAGCTCATGGCCATCTCCGACTACGAGGAGGGCAAGCATTTTTTCATGGGCTTCGCCCTGGTGCTCAACGCCATGCGCAAGTGTCCCAAGCTCATTGTCGTCCGTGTACAGGGCAAGACGGTAGGCGGCGGCGTGGGCGTGGCCTCGGCAGGCGACTACACCCTGGCGCATGAGTCCGCCTCGGTCAAGCTGAGCGAGCTCGCCCTGGGCATCGGTCCCTTCGTGGTGGGACCGGCCGTGCAGCGCAGGGTGGGCCCCTCCGCCTTCAGCGCCTTGTCGGTGGACGCCGGCAGCTGGTACACGGCCGAATGGGCCCGTGAAAAAGGCCTCTTCAACAAGGTGTGCAACAGCCACGAGGAGCTGGACCGTGAGACCGCGGACCTGGCCGGGCGACTGGCCGAATACAGTCCCGAGGCCATGAAGGAGCTGAAGACGGTGTTCTGGAAGGGCACCGACCACTGGGACTCCCTGCTGGAGCAGCGCGCTGAGATCAGCGGGCGCCTGGTACTGTCGGACTACACGCGGGACTTTATCGAGGAGTTCAGGAAGAAATAG
- the paaZ gene encoding phenylacetic acid degradation bifunctional protein PaaZ: MKVQSYAQGQWIDKGTERDLASAVSGDPVATLVEADLDYKGMCEYARGVGGPNLRNLSIHDRAFRIKFMAKYLLERKEKYYEVSSHTGATRRDSWIDIEGGILTAFGISSKSRRELSDKPWHVEGSQERLSREGTFVGQHVCVPRRGVAVHINAFNFPVWGMLEKMAPAIIAGMPVIVKPSPVGSYLACEVFRDILASGYLPEGAVQFIAADKPGDLLDHLNSQDVVAFTGSAETGKKLKAHPNIVANSVRFNLEADSLNCSILGPDVTPDMPEFDYFIREVAQEMTVKTGQKCTAIRRTIVPAGRVEEVVEALKERLEQATVGDPTDKETKMGPLASTLQAERFEEQMQKLTEVTDTVYGNGAHEGAFAGSRVLLCHQPMQVDQIHTLEAFGPMTTVMPYESTEEAIALANKADGSLVGSLFTADDEVAREVTMGCAPYHGRFMVINRDSAEESTGHGSPIASLVHGGPGRAGGGEELGGSRAVLHYMQRVALQGSPTTLMNVTGQYIKGAETRESDKHPFRKYFEELETGESLTTHRRTVTEADIVNFGAVSGDHFYAHFDEIAAKDSLFEERVAHGYFVLSAAAGMFVDPRPGPVLLNYGLENLRFLAPVKPGDTIQAKLILKHKKVRQKREQDKYPFGVVYWDVEVTNQEEEMVADYTILTLVKRRETLDIDIFTDEEE; encoded by the coding sequence ATGAAGGTACAAAGCTACGCCCAAGGCCAGTGGATAGACAAGGGAACCGAGCGGGATCTCGCCAGCGCCGTCTCCGGCGATCCGGTGGCCACGCTCGTGGAGGCGGACCTGGACTACAAGGGGATGTGCGAGTACGCCCGCGGGGTCGGGGGACCCAATCTGCGCAATCTCTCCATCCACGACCGCGCCTTCCGCATCAAGTTCATGGCCAAGTACCTGCTGGAGCGCAAGGAGAAGTACTACGAGGTCTCCTCCCACACCGGGGCCACGCGCCGCGACTCCTGGATCGACATCGAGGGGGGCATCCTGACGGCCTTCGGCATCTCCAGCAAGTCGCGCAGGGAACTGTCGGACAAGCCCTGGCACGTGGAGGGCTCCCAGGAGCGCCTCTCGCGTGAAGGAACCTTCGTCGGGCAGCACGTCTGCGTGCCGCGCCGCGGGGTGGCCGTGCACATCAACGCCTTTAACTTCCCCGTCTGGGGCATGCTGGAGAAGATGGCGCCGGCCATTATCGCGGGAATGCCGGTGATCGTGAAACCCTCCCCCGTCGGATCCTACCTGGCCTGCGAGGTCTTCCGCGACATCCTGGCCTCGGGCTACCTGCCGGAGGGCGCCGTGCAGTTTATCGCGGCGGACAAGCCGGGCGACCTGCTCGACCACCTCAACTCGCAGGACGTGGTGGCCTTCACCGGCTCTGCCGAAACCGGGAAAAAGCTGAAAGCCCATCCCAACATCGTGGCCAACAGCGTGCGCTTCAACCTGGAGGCCGATTCGCTGAACTGTTCCATCCTGGGTCCGGACGTGACGCCGGATATGCCCGAATTCGATTACTTTATCCGCGAGGTTGCCCAGGAGATGACCGTCAAGACGGGACAGAAGTGCACCGCCATCCGCCGCACCATCGTGCCGGCCGGGCGCGTGGAGGAAGTCGTCGAAGCGCTGAAAGAGCGCCTCGAGCAGGCCACCGTAGGCGACCCGACCGATAAAGAGACGAAAATGGGTCCCCTGGCCAGCACTCTCCAGGCCGAGCGCTTCGAGGAGCAGATGCAGAAGCTGACCGAGGTGACCGATACGGTCTACGGCAACGGTGCTCATGAAGGCGCCTTCGCCGGTTCCCGCGTACTGCTCTGCCACCAGCCCATGCAGGTTGACCAGATCCACACCCTGGAGGCCTTCGGTCCCATGACCACCGTGATGCCCTACGAAAGCACGGAGGAGGCCATCGCGCTGGCCAACAAGGCAGACGGCTCCCTGGTGGGCTCGCTCTTTACGGCCGACGACGAGGTGGCCCGTGAGGTTACCATGGGATGCGCCCCCTACCACGGCCGCTTCATGGTGATCAACCGCGACAGCGCGGAGGAATCCACCGGACACGGCTCGCCCATCGCCTCGCTGGTGCACGGGGGACCCGGCCGCGCGGGCGGCGGGGAGGAGCTGGGGGGCTCGCGCGCCGTGCTGCACTACATGCAGCGGGTGGCCCTGCAGGGCTCGCCCACCACCCTGATGAACGTCACCGGACAGTACATCAAGGGGGCCGAAACCCGGGAGTCTGACAAACACCCCTTCCGGAAATACTTCGAGGAGCTGGAGACCGGCGAGTCGCTCACCACCCACCGGCGCACCGTCACCGAGGCCGATATTGTGAACTTCGGCGCGGTGAGCGGAGACCATTTCTACGCGCATTTCGACGAGATCGCCGCCAAAGACTCCCTCTTCGAAGAGCGGGTGGCCCACGGCTACTTTGTGCTCTCGGCGGCGGCCGGCATGTTCGTGGATCCCAGGCCCGGACCCGTGCTGCTGAACTACGGGCTGGAGAACCTGCGTTTCCTGGCGCCGGTCAAGCCCGGCGACACCATCCAGGCCAAGCTGATCCTCAAGCACAAGAAGGTGCGCCAGAAGCGCGAGCAGGACAAGTACCCCTTCGGGGTGGTCTACTGGGACGTGGAGGTCACCAACCAGGAGGAGGAAATGGTGGCCGATTACACCATCCTGACGCTGGTCAAACGCAGGGAGACCCTCGATATTGATATTTTCACCGACGAAGAGGAGTAG
- a CDS encoding transferase hexapeptide repeat family protein produces MAIYEFEGYRPVVHESAFVHPQAAVTGDVVIGRDVYIAPGAAIRGDWGRIEIADGCNVQENCTIHMFPGVTVVLEEHAHIGHGAVIHGAHIGRNCLVGMNAVVMDRVTLGAESIVGALSFVREGMDIPSRSLLVGNPAEIVREVSDEMIRWKSDGTALYRKLPGQLHGSLRECKPLREEPDERPDRSADYETWGNRKK; encoded by the coding sequence ATGGCCATTTATGAATTTGAGGGATACCGCCCGGTGGTCCACGAGAGCGCCTTCGTGCATCCGCAGGCTGCCGTCACCGGCGACGTGGTCATCGGCCGGGACGTTTACATCGCCCCCGGCGCCGCCATCCGGGGCGACTGGGGAAGGATAGAAATTGCCGACGGCTGCAACGTGCAGGAGAACTGCACCATCCACATGTTCCCCGGTGTGACCGTCGTGTTGGAAGAGCATGCGCATATAGGACACGGTGCGGTCATACACGGGGCGCATATAGGACGCAACTGCCTGGTGGGCATGAACGCCGTAGTCATGGACCGCGTAACGCTGGGCGCAGAATCGATCGTGGGCGCCCTTTCTTTTGTGAGGGAAGGCATGGATATTCCATCCCGCAGCCTGCTGGTCGGCAACCCGGCGGAGATTGTCAGGGAGGTGAGCGACGAGATGATCCGCTGGAAGTCGGATGGTACCGCCCTCTACCGAAAACTGCCCGGCCAGCTCCACGGCAGCCTCCGCGAATGCAAGCCCCTGCGCGAGGAACCGGACGAACGCCCCGATCGGTCCGCCGACTACGAGACCTGGGGAAATCGAAAGAAATAA
- the pcaF gene encoding 3-oxoadipyl-CoA thiolase, whose amino-acid sequence MEAYIVDAIRTPIAKFRGALSPIRADDLAAMTIRKLMERNQSVDPKAVEDVIFGCANQAGEDNRNVARMAALLAGLPTSVPGETVNRLCASGMSSAVHAYRAIKAGEGRLFVTGGMEHMTRGPMVLGKGAAPWSGTNEMHDTSFGWRFVNPTMDEQYGSEAMGETAENIVEQFGISRKDADRFAAWSQQKAGAAIESGRMAKEIMPVEIPQRKGDPVTFDTDEFVRPNTTAEILSKLSPAFREGGTVTAGNASGLNDGSCAMLVAGERALEDFGLEPMTRIVATAVVGVEPRIMGMGPVGASRKALDRAGLEMDDMDVIELNEAFAAQSLAVLRELDINDDDERVNPNGGAIALGHPLGMSGARLLQTASLELKETGSQYALCTLCVGVGQGMAVVLEAC is encoded by the coding sequence ATGGAAGCATACATCGTTGACGCCATCCGAACTCCCATCGCCAAATTTCGCGGCGCTCTCTCCCCCATCCGGGCGGATGACCTGGCCGCCATGACCATTCGCAAACTAATGGAGCGCAACCAATCTGTTGATCCCAAGGCGGTAGAGGACGTGATCTTCGGCTGCGCCAACCAGGCCGGAGAGGACAACCGCAACGTGGCCCGCATGGCCGCCCTGCTGGCGGGCCTGCCCACCTCGGTGCCCGGGGAGACGGTGAACCGTCTCTGCGCCTCGGGCATGAGCAGCGCCGTGCACGCCTACCGCGCCATCAAGGCGGGCGAGGGACGCCTCTTTGTCACCGGCGGCATGGAGCATATGACCCGCGGACCCATGGTGCTGGGCAAGGGCGCCGCGCCGTGGTCCGGCACCAACGAGATGCACGACACGTCATTTGGGTGGCGATTTGTCAATCCTACAATGGACGAGCAGTACGGCAGCGAAGCCATGGGCGAGACGGCCGAGAACATCGTCGAGCAGTTCGGCATCAGCCGCAAAGACGCCGACCGCTTCGCGGCGTGGTCCCAGCAGAAGGCCGGCGCCGCCATTGAGAGCGGCCGCATGGCCAAAGAGATCATGCCGGTGGAGATCCCGCAGCGCAAGGGCGATCCCGTGACCTTCGACACCGACGAGTTCGTGCGTCCCAATACCACAGCCGAGATCCTGTCCAAGCTCAGCCCGGCCTTCCGTGAGGGCGGCACGGTGACCGCAGGCAACGCCAGCGGACTGAACGACGGTTCCTGCGCCATGCTGGTGGCCGGCGAGCGGGCCCTGGAGGACTTCGGGCTGGAGCCCATGACCCGCATCGTGGCCACCGCTGTGGTGGGCGTGGAGCCGCGCATCATGGGTATGGGACCCGTGGGCGCATCCCGAAAAGCTCTCGACCGCGCCGGGCTGGAGATGGACGACATGGACGTGATCGAGCTCAACGAGGCTTTCGCCGCCCAGAGCTTGGCGGTGTTAAGGGAGCTGGACATCAACGATGACGACGAGCGGGTGAATCCCAACGGCGGCGCCATCGCCCTGGGACACCCCCTGGGCATGTCGGGCGCTCGCCTGCTTCAGACCGCCTCCCTGGAACTGAAAGAAACCGGTAGCCAATACGCGCTCTGCACACTCTGCGTGGGCGTGGGACAGGGCATGGCCGTCGTCCTGGAGGCCTGCTAG
- the paaI gene encoding hydroxyphenylacetyl-CoA thioesterase PaaI yields the protein MDPQELAEKVVRKMMDDDAFSRWLEIEVAEIAPGRSVLEMTVTETMTNGFGVTHGGVTFSLADSALAFASNSYGRVAVALENNISYVRRVNEGDRLTAEATELSLGRRIAVYEITVTNQEDRKVALFRGTVFRTQDHHFPR from the coding sequence ATGGATCCACAGGAACTCGCCGAAAAGGTCGTCCGCAAGATGATGGACGACGACGCCTTCAGCCGCTGGCTGGAGATCGAGGTGGCGGAAATAGCCCCCGGGCGCTCGGTGCTGGAAATGACGGTTACCGAAACCATGACCAACGGCTTCGGGGTCACCCACGGGGGCGTCACCTTTTCGCTGGCCGACAGTGCCCTCGCCTTCGCCTCCAACAGCTACGGACGGGTGGCCGTGGCCCTGGAGAATAACATCTCCTACGTGCGCCGGGTTAACGAAGGCGACCGCCTGACGGCCGAGGCCACCGAGCTGAGCCTGGGCCGGCGCATAGCCGTCTACGAAATCACGGTGACCAACCAGGAGGACCGCAAGGTGGCCCTCTTCCGGGGCACCGTCTTCCGGACGCAGGACCACCATTTCCCAAGATGA
- a CDS encoding 3-hydroxyacyl-CoA dehydrogenase NAD-binding domain-containing protein gives MSKRTVGVVGAGTMGTGIAQVASTFGHRVLLYDAYTEQLESSEESLRSILQRQVEKERMSQEEVDGIMDRITFTEDLTGFGDCGLAIEAVVEDLEVKKDVFRRLEGIVPRDAILATNTSSLSIAAISSALKKPHRFLGIHFFNPAPLMPLVEIVPGISTDEETVTEARALIDGWEKTTVRAKDTPGFIVNRVARPFYGEALRLLEEGVADAPTIDWAMKEIGGFRMGPFELMDFIGHDVNYKVTETVFEAFFYDPRFKPSFTQKRMVEAGYLGKKSGKGFYEYGEDADNPEPEKNEKLGQAIVDRILAMLINEAADAVFMNVATVADVDLAMTKGVNYPKGLLKWADEIGLKEVLDRLTALQVEYREDRYRPNPLLKRKVRNEENFYG, from the coding sequence ATGAGCAAACGAACGGTCGGCGTCGTCGGAGCGGGAACCATGGGAACGGGCATCGCCCAGGTGGCCTCCACCTTCGGGCACAGGGTGCTGCTCTACGACGCCTACACCGAGCAGCTGGAGTCCTCCGAGGAGTCCCTGCGCAGCATCCTGCAGCGGCAGGTAGAGAAGGAGCGCATGAGCCAGGAAGAAGTGGACGGCATCATGGACCGCATCACCTTTACGGAAGACCTGACCGGCTTTGGCGACTGCGGGTTGGCCATTGAGGCGGTGGTGGAGGACCTGGAAGTCAAAAAGGATGTCTTCCGCCGCCTGGAGGGGATCGTCCCCCGTGACGCCATCCTGGCCACCAACACCTCCTCCCTGTCGATAGCCGCCATCTCCTCGGCCCTCAAGAAGCCGCATCGATTCCTGGGCATCCACTTTTTCAACCCCGCACCGCTCATGCCGCTGGTGGAGATCGTACCGGGCATCTCCACCGATGAGGAAACGGTCACGGAGGCCCGCGCGCTCATCGACGGATGGGAAAAGACCACCGTCCGCGCCAAAGACACTCCCGGCTTTATCGTGAACCGGGTAGCCCGCCCCTTTTACGGGGAGGCGCTGCGCCTGCTGGAGGAGGGCGTGGCCGACGCCCCCACCATTGACTGGGCCATGAAGGAGATCGGCGGCTTCCGCATGGGACCCTTCGAGCTGATGGACTTCATAGGCCACGATGTGAACTACAAGGTAACCGAGACCGTCTTCGAAGCCTTTTTCTACGATCCCCGCTTCAAGCCCTCCTTCACGCAGAAACGCATGGTGGAGGCCGGCTACCTGGGCAAGAAGTCAGGCAAGGGTTTTTATGAGTACGGAGAGGACGCCGACAATCCGGAACCGGAAAAGAACGAGAAGCTGGGCCAGGCCATCGTCGACCGCATTCTGGCCATGCTCATCAACGAGGCGGCCGACGCGGTGTTCATGAACGTGGCCACGGTGGCAGACGTGGACCTGGCCATGACCAAGGGGGTGAACTATCCCAAGGGCCTGCTGAAGTGGGCCGACGAGATCGGCCTGAAGGAGGTGCTCGACCGCCTCACCGCCCTGCAGGTGGAGTACCGCGAGGACCGCTACCGCCCCAATCCCCTGCTCAAACGCAAGGTGCGCAACGAAGAGAATTTTTACGGCTGA
- a CDS encoding type II toxin-antitoxin system VapC family toxin gives MIDASVALKWFLKEEGTEEALRILDELTSFIAPDLIFREMHAVLTKRVRMNYLDLDEAIAINETDAGRLPCKHPLRIRIDAFAFELASTIPITLYDACYLALAIEFGTLLYTSDRKLVNGLKNTPFESVSRLIR, from the coding sequence GTGATCGATGCCTCCGTGGCCTTGAAATGGTTTCTGAAGGAGGAGGGAACGGAGGAAGCGCTTCGCATTCTTGATGAGCTGACCTCATTCATAGCGCCTGACTTGATATTCCGGGAAATGCATGCGGTTCTCACCAAAAGGGTAAGAATGAATTACCTGGATCTCGATGAGGCGATTGCCATAAACGAAACGGATGCGGGCAGACTGCCGTGCAAGCATCCCTTACGTATACGGATTGATGCATTTGCATTCGAACTGGCAAGTACCATACCTATTACGTTGTATGATGCCTGCTATCTGGCGCTTGCCATCGAGTTCGGCACCCTCTTATATACCAGTGATCGTAAATTGGTAAATGGCTTGAAGAATACCCCTTTCGAATCGGTCTCCCGTCTTATACGGTGA
- a CDS encoding enoyl-CoA hydratase-related protein — translation MAQYIRTDLSGGVLTVTLDRPDKLNAFIAPMSAELQEALKRAAEEDDIRCMLLTGSGRAFCAGQDLPEVVEREKEEPNYELAQTVRESYNPVIRGIRHLEKPVVCAVNGTAAGAGANMAFACDIVFASSEASFVQSFSKIGLIPDSGGTFLLPRLVGLQRANMLYMLDEKISAGRAVEMGLAYRAVEPDKLMEEAKATSAKLASLPTRGFGLYKRAVNRSFGQTLDEHLELEAELQSEAGETHDYKEGVQAFLEKRKPEYTGR, via the coding sequence ATGGCCCAATACATCCGGACCGACCTCAGCGGCGGCGTGCTCACCGTCACGCTGGACCGCCCCGACAAGTTAAACGCCTTTATCGCACCTATGTCGGCCGAGCTGCAGGAGGCCCTGAAGCGCGCCGCCGAGGAGGATGACATACGCTGCATGCTTCTGACGGGCAGCGGGCGCGCCTTCTGCGCCGGACAGGACCTGCCCGAGGTGGTAGAGCGTGAAAAGGAGGAGCCTAACTACGAGCTGGCCCAGACCGTCCGGGAGAGCTACAACCCGGTCATCCGGGGCATCCGCCACCTGGAAAAGCCCGTGGTCTGCGCGGTGAACGGCACGGCGGCCGGGGCGGGCGCCAACATGGCCTTCGCCTGCGACATCGTATTCGCCTCCTCCGAAGCCTCCTTCGTGCAGTCCTTCAGCAAGATCGGGCTCATCCCCGACAGCGGGGGGACCTTCCTGCTGCCGCGGCTGGTGGGCCTGCAGCGCGCCAACATGCTCTACATGCTGGACGAAAAGATCTCCGCCGGCCGGGCCGTGGAGATGGGACTGGCCTACCGGGCCGTAGAGCCGGACAAGCTGATGGAGGAGGCGAAGGCCACCTCTGCCAAGCTAGCCTCCCTGCCCACCCGCGGATTCGGGCTCTACAAACGCGCCGTCAACCGCTCCTTCGGTCAGACGCTGGACGAGCACCTGGAGCTGGAGGCCGAGCTGCAGAGCGAGGCGGGCGAGACACACGACTACAAGGAGGGCGTGCAGGCTTTCCTGGAGAAGCGGAAGCCGGAGTACACGGGGCGGTAA